From Pseudodesulfovibrio nedwellii:
CAGCTCCATCACACTATCAGCATAATCCCACTTGCCGGGAGATTTCCCCTGAAATTGTTTGGAAGGTAAATTAGGCTGATGATTCTTACCAAAATTCACACTCATAAAAAAAGGAGCATCGCCCTTTGCATATTTTTCCATCGACTTAAGGACGGTCTTGGTCATTTCAACATCAAGTTCGGCAATATTTTCATCAGTAATCTTAGCATACTCACGAGCAGGCTTACCGGCCTCGCCTTCAAGCAAACCAGTCGTGTTCTTCTTAAAAAACTCTCTCAACTTCGGGTCCATAGTTTTATGCCAACTGTCCATCGCATATGTATATGCATTGAGATGATACAAAAAAGTATTCCTCATCTCATCATATCCATGGGCGATAGGGAGAGCATAATCGGATTCACCAAGATGCCATTTCCCGGCAAAAAAAGTTTTATATCCAGCTTTTTTAAGCACCGAAGCCAAAGTCCATTCAGCTTTGGGGAGTCCTCCACCTTGTCCCTGAAACGCAACCGTTGTCATTCCACTCCTGTTGGGGTAACGGCCAGTCTGCATGGCGGCACGCCCGGGCGTACAGCTTGGTTGGCCGTAAAAAGACCAAAATTGCATACCCTCGTTAGCCATCGTATCAAGATTTGGTGTCGGCATTCCGCGCCCAACACCTCCACCGTAAACGCCAAAATCTCCCCACCCTGTATCATCAGATACGAGAAGAATTATATTTGGTTTTTGAGCGGCGTCAGCCATTGGACTGCCTCCGAAGAAGAAAAAAAAGGACGCAAATAAAAAAACAATAAGAGAACAGACTCTTTTCATGCCACAGACCTCCGGTTTATGATATTGACATCCCAAAAAACTCCATCTTAATCAGTCAAACGCATTAACAAAATCTCATTCCAAAAACTGCAGATTCAAGCCTAAAAATACCTGCCATTTTTCTTGATGGTCTCCACGCCTTGCGGCCGATATTTGAGGTTCCACAAAAAAATTGTAGACGACAGACCCTTTCTTAATAACCTGACCGATTCCTATGCCCACCGGAATATTATAATCCCCGCTTTGCAGGTTATAATCGAAGATAGGCGCAGCCCGTAAATATGTTCCACCTCCCAACTGATAAAAACCGAAAGGCTGAAAGGCAGCCACATTCACATCAGCTCGATCATCTTTACCCGCAAAACTATGCTGCCAGCTCAATAGATAGCCATACTGAACCGTATGTGACTCTGCATTAAACAAGACATTGACCAACCCGGCAGACCATTTCTCACTTCCGAGTTCACTTTTTGAAGCGGTCGGCAAAGTGATTTGAGGCCCAATACCAAAACTGATTGCAGGGTCGCCGGTATCCAAGAGATAGGCTGCAAACATATTCAAATCACCCAACCCGTTTTCATTACTAAGACTAGATGAAGTTGGCATGGAGTTAACAGGCAACGACGCTCTCAAAAGCCATGGAGTCTCCGCGACTGAAAAAGGCTTGGCATACCGCAACCAAAACTGATTGGCGGAATCATCTGAGTTGGAAATATCGCCTATGAAATAATTTTGAATATTAAAAGCAGTCATCTTAGCCAAAGGATTATTGGCCTGGGCGGTAGCAGCAGCTTTCTCTTTTGTATCGCTAACAACGGTTCCGGTAGGCTGTTGCTCGTTGGCATGGACAAAGGGAACAACCAAAATAGAAACATACAACACAAAGGACACCAAACCAACTGCTGATGCTTTGCATTGAGAAAACCGTAGGTTCACAATCATATTGCCTCCACAAAAAGAATATTGATAACAACTCTTACATAAAAAAAGATTTAGATATAGCCTCATTCATTTTTATAACCTCCCCCCCCAATATTAAAATCAAAAATCATCAGCTTTTTAAGTCCATTGGGCTAAAGTTTCGCTAAGGACAAAATATTTGCCGCCTATCCAAAGACTCGATACAAACGGCCAAGCATCAGGAGGTTTATCGTGTTGGTTATCCTCGTCACGGAGATTTGGGGACGCACTCCACATGTCGATTTGATGGCTGAAACACTTGGTCTCATCTCGAATATGGTCAAAGTCGTTGATCCTTATGATGAAACCGACCAACAATTCACAAACGAAGAGGAAGCATACTCCTCTTTCATCACACGATGTGGGCATGACGAATATACCCGGCGAGTATCACATGCAGTTTCAAGAGCCACGGAACCTGTGCACCTTGTTGGGTTCAGCGCCGGAGCCGGGGCTGTGTGGGCGACCGTCTGCGAAGGGATAAAGGACACAGTTCACGACGCCCTGTGTTTCTACGGGTCATCAATCCGTACCATGCTCGACGCGGTTCCAACCGTGCCTGTCGAATTAATTTTCCCCGAGCATGAACCCCATTTCAACGTACAAGACGTGGTTCATACTTTGCGCGAAAAACCAATGACACAGTGCCACACCGTTCCTTACGGCCATGGCTTCATGAACCCATTATCCGCCAACTACGATAGTGAAGGATATAAACTCTGGTCTCAATGGATTCAAAATCATTTAATTTCATTCCCTTAAGGGAATACCGCACAATAAAAACGGACCTTGTCGAAGAGGAACGGGCAGTGTACATGAGCAATTGAATACACAATTCCCTGTAACTCACAGCTCGGAGGTCTCCATGAGAACTACCTGCTCTCGTCTTCTTCTCGTCCTGCTCATCATTACAGCACTTCCATCAGCATCCTGTTCCGGGGGAAAACAAACACCCCTGCCCTATTCAACCACTCCCAATTTCTCAACTGATCCTTTTTTCCTGGGGCAGGAAGGCGGAGACTTCGGTACAGGGTTGGCCCTCGCCGACATCAATGGCGACGGATTCAAGGACATGGTAGTTTCCAGCGGCAATGACAAAGCCTTGCAACATGTTACGGTATATTTGAATCGTCAGGACGGAACCTTTCCCGAAAGTCCGGACTGGATATCAGACGACACCGACCACCACGGAACCCTTGCCGTGGGAGACATTGACGGTGATGGATTCAACGACGTCGCTGTCTCGGTATTTCTCGGAAAAGGACTGGAATATGAAAAAGGTGGAATAAAGGTCTATTACAACCAACGCGGGACCTTGAATCATCAGCCATCATTTACAGACACGGGCTACCCGTCCTTTGGCTGCGCGCTGGGTGACATTGACGGCGACGGCGACCTTGATCTGGCTGTTGCCTGCGGAGAACCTATTCCCGAAGTGGAAAGCTTCGCCACACAAGAATGCTCAAGAAACACAAAAACAAAACATACAAATACAAAAGAAAGCAGCCGCACAGACAACCCACAGCCCCCGTTCAAAGTACAGAATCGTATCTACATCAACCAGAATGGCCGTTACTCCTCACAGTCCAGCTCAATGTGGCTGACAAAAGACTCATTTGTGTCCATGGCCGTTACTTTTGGCGATGTGAACACGGATGGACTCATGGACGTTATTTTTGATTCTGCCCCGGTCCGCCTGTACCTTGGCCGACTCGGAACCACCCCGGCCACAACACCGGGATGGACATCTGAAGACCAGAACTACTACGGCAACGGTATTGATTATGCGCCGTCCATTCACAAAGAGCCGGCTCAGCCTGACACCGTACCCACCATCGCCTCTTCTTCCAACTGCTACATGGGAAAAGGACGCGGCGGCTTCTCGCTCTATCGATTCCTGTCCCCGTTCGTAATCCAATATGAACCGCGCACCAGTTGGCCCACATGGACTTCAAAATTTGGAGGATGGGGTTCTGCCATTCGCATGGCCGACCTTAATCAGGACGGCAATCTCGATCTCATCACACACCGCTGGAACCCGCCGGGACGTAACGAACTTGCAGGCACCCTGCTGGTCTATCTTGGTAACGGATCAACCTATCCCGACACCTGGGACTGGAGTTCGTCAGACCAATACACTTCAATCATTGAAGCTATCGATCTGGCTGACCTCGATAAAAAAGCCCTCGCACAAGGTGTCTATGAGGCCAATGTTGACGACAGCAAATGGGGGGAAGAACAGGACGGCCAATCCGTCTTTTATGT
This genomic window contains:
- a CDS encoding FG-GAP repeat domain-containing protein, translating into MRTTCSRLLLVLLIITALPSASCSGGKQTPLPYSTTPNFSTDPFFLGQEGGDFGTGLALADINGDGFKDMVVSSGNDKALQHVTVYLNRQDGTFPESPDWISDDTDHHGTLAVGDIDGDGFNDVAVSVFLGKGLEYEKGGIKVYYNQRGTLNHQPSFTDTGYPSFGCALGDIDGDGDLDLAVACGEPIPEVESFATQECSRNTKTKHTNTKESSRTDNPQPPFKVQNRIYINQNGRYSSQSSSMWLTKDSFVSMAVTFGDVNTDGLMDVIFDSAPVRLYLGRLGTTPATTPGWTSEDQNYYGNGIDYAPSIHKEPAQPDTVPTIASSSNCYMGKGRGGFSLYRFLSPFVIQYEPRTSWPTWTSKFGGWGSAIRMADLNQDGNLDLITHRWNPPGRNELAGTLLVYLGNGSTYPDTWDWSSSDQYTSIIEAIDLADLDKKALAQGVYEANVDDSKWGEEQDGQSVFYVGPQIIEEFTMVKRWSQASGWVQLQAGNDYTFVPGRSWISFTDPLRRGNKVQIVFMASPDLDIVYTNWNCDKGNFIYNYQPNTTR
- a CDS encoding dienelactone hydrolase family protein gives rise to the protein MLVILVTEIWGRTPHVDLMAETLGLISNMVKVVDPYDETDQQFTNEEEAYSSFITRCGHDEYTRRVSHAVSRATEPVHLVGFSAGAGAVWATVCEGIKDTVHDALCFYGSSIRTMLDAVPTVPVELIFPEHEPHFNVQDVVHTLREKPMTQCHTVPYGHGFMNPLSANYDSEGYKLWSQWIQNHLISFP